TCCGGGTTCCACACCACCGCGATGTGCTCGACCACGCGCGCGGCGCTGCTGACCGGGCGCAACCATCATTCCGTCGGCGTCGGCTGCCTCGCAAATTTCGACAGCGGTTATCCCGGCTATCGCGGCAAGATCGCGCGGGAGGCGGGGACGCTGGCGGAAATGCTGAAGGTGCACGCCTATCGCAACTACATGGTCGGCAAATGGCACGTCACGCCGCTGACCGAAAGCGGCGCGACCGGCCCGTTCGACGGCTGGCCGCTCGGCCGCGGCTTTGACCGGTTCTATGGTTTTCTCGACGCCGAGACCGACCAGTTCGCGCCGGAACTGGTCTCCGACAACACCCATATCGATCCGCCCGGCACATTCGCCGACGGCTATCACCTGACCTCCGATCTGGTCGACCAGTCGATCCGCTTCATTGCCGATCACTTGGCCGACCGGCCCGATCTGCCCTGGCTGACCTGGGTTGCGCTCGGCGCCTGCCACGCGCCGCATCAGGCGCCCATCGACATCATCAAGAGCTACGACGCGGTGTTCGCGCACGGCTGGGATGTCGAGCGCGAGCAGCGGATGGCGCGCCAGAAGGCGATGGGCATCGTACCGCCGGAGACCAAAATGCCGCCGCGCAACGATGGCGTGAAGGCGTGGGACCAGCACAGCGCGGACGAGAAACGCCTGTTCACACGGCTGCAATCGGCGTTCGCCGGCATGCTCGATCATGCCGATCAACACCTGGCGCGGCTGATCGGGTTTCTCGACACGGTCGGGATTCGCGACAATACGCTGATCCTCGTGCTGTCGGACAACGGCGCCAGCCAGGAGGGCGGGCCATTCGGCTTCGTCAATGCGATGGGACCCTATAATTTCCGCCCCGAACCGATCGCGGAAAAGGTGCGTCGGATCGACGATATCGGCGGACCGGACTCGCACAACAATTTTCCGCACGGCTGGGCGATGGCCTCCAACACGCCGCTGCGCCGCTACAAGCAGAACACCCACGGCGGCGGCATCCGCGATCCCTTCGTGATCTCGTGGCCGAAGCGGGTCCCGCAGGGCGAGTTGCGCCATCAATTCGTCCACGCCAGCGATCTGGTGCCGACCTTGCTCGAACTGGTCGGTGTCAGCGCGCCCGAGGAGATCGCAGGGACCGCGCAAATGCCGATCCAAGGCGAAAGTTTTGCGCGTTCGATCGCGGAGCCGTCGGCGCCATCGAAATGTCAGCCGCAATATTTCGAGATGTTCGGGCATCGCGGGCTCTGGCATCAGGGCTGGAAGGCGGTCTCCTTTCACCCGCCGGGGACGCCGTTCGAGAACGACAAATGGGAGCTATTCCATCTCGACCGTGATTTCTCCGAGGTCGACGACCTCGCGGCCAGGGAACCCGAGCGCCTCGCCGAGATGATCAAGCTGTGGTGGAGCGAGGCGGAGAAACACAAAGTGCTGCCGCTCGACGACCGCTTCGCGGCGCGCTTTGCGGAGAACGCCGCGCGGTTTCAAGGCTCGCGCAATAATTTCGTTTTTCACGCCGGCATGGGCCATGTGCCGACCGACGTCGCGCCCGACGTGCGCAGCCGCAGCTACACCATCGAGGCGCATGCCGAGGTCGGCGATGCCGGCGCCGAGGGAGTTCTGATCGCGCATGGCGACGCGACGTCAGGCTATAGCCTCTACATCAAGGACGGGCACCTGGTTCACGATCTCAACATCGGTGGCGGGCACGAGATCGTCCGCTCCGATCGCAAGGTGCCGGCAGGCGCGCATCGGTTCGGCGTGCATGTCGAACGTCTGGTGCGCGACACGCCGCCGGCCAAGGGCGCGCGCACCGGGATCACTGCCTATACGCTGTTGATCGACGGCGAACCTGCGGGCACGCTGCAGACGCAACAGGCGTTCAATAACTTCATCTCGTGGTCCGGCCTCGACATCGGACGCGATCGCTCCAGCCCGGTGTCGCACTACGAGGCGCCGTTCGAATTCACCGGGCGGCTGCTGCGGGTGACGGTCGCCATGCACGACGACCAGAAGCTCGACGGCGACGGCATCGGCGCTGCGGAAATGGCGAGGCAGTGAGGTAAGCGTCGGATCGCCTATTTGATCTTGTCGTAAGCCGCCGCGAAATCGGCCAGCGGCATCGGAATCATGATGGTTTCCTTGGCGAGGTTTTGAAACGACACTCTTAGCTGCTTGCCCGATTTGAGCGCCGCCAGCAGGTCGGGCGCGATCGGGGAACTGGCGTAGCAGCCCCTGTTCTCGCAAGTCTGGATCTGCAGGTCGGTCACCTTGCCGTCATCGACCTGGACTTTGGCGCCGCCCGGCAGGTTGAGCCCGAGCGGCAGTTGCACCAGCGCGACCGGCGCCTTGGTGTCGGCGGGCACGCGGATGTTGACGAGTACGATCAACTGCCCGGTCTTGCTGAGAACTGCGGTCTGCTCCATCGCGCATTCGAGCGGCGCAGTGCGGCTGGCGCTGCTGCATCGCGCGGCCCAGCCGGCTGTGGGACTTGCCGCGGGCTCTGCCTGAGGCGCGGCCGGTGTTGCAGCTTGCGCCGCGGGCGGCGCGGCTTTTGATTTGGGGGCTTGGGCTTGGCCGGCTGACCCGAAAGCCAGCATGGCGAGGAGGACAACAAACGTTGTAAAGATCTTCACTGAACCGGCTCCGTGAGCAATACCCACCGGATGTGCCGGTGGCCGCGCAAAGTCAAGTCGTCAGGCGGACTTTCCGGCCGATGCCGTGGCCGGAATCCCGGCGGCGATGCCCCGCATCTGCCGTTCTCGACGGCGCCAGCTAGGAACGTTCTAAATTGAATAGTCGCACACTCCGTTGTCACCGCGCGGCATGTCGTTCATATGCACCATCGTCGTGATCGCTATTTCGCGAAGACGTAGCTACCCGGAGTGTGCATGATGGACGAATTGAACGGACGCATGATCGCCTGCCAGATCCTGATCACGGGGCTGATCGCGCGCGTCGCCAACAACTCGCCCGACGCGTTGCGGTTTCTCACCGATTTTCGCGACGAGATCAGAGCTGTCGTGAAGGGCGTCAACATTGCGGGCATGGACAACACCGATCGCGTACGGCTGATCGCGCAGCAGACCGTCGACGAACTGTTCTCGCTGATGAAGCCGCCCAGCAGCGATTGATCGGTGTCGTTCGCGAAAGAGCAGAAAGGCGCGATTCTTGGGCATTTCTCGTCTCCAGTTTAGAACGCTTCAAATCCAAATTTAGAACGGTTTCAAACTCGCGATTTAGAATCATTTCGATCTGGATGTATTCAAACATCCAAGAGCCGCAATCGCATTGACCCGAAATTTTTCGCTCGATACCAACGCTTCATCGGTCGTTGCAAATGAACCGCATGAGCGAATTGAAATTCGGGGCAAGGGGCGAGTTGAAATGGGACAGGCAAGAGCACCGAGGTCGTTGCGCTCGGTGGCAACGGTTTATTCGGTCAATGATGGGGTCGACAACAATTCGGGCAGGAAAGTCTCCGCCGTCGCCGGCCTGATCGCGGTCGCCTCGTTCTCGGGCGCCGAAGCGCAGCAATCCAACCTCCCGCCGGTGACGGTCGATGCCCCCGTCGCTCGCCCGCGGCCCGCAGCGTCGAAGCCGTCGCCGGATGCGCTGCGCGCCCGCATGGCGCTGCGGCGCGCCGCGCGCCGGTCGCAGCCGGCGCAGGTCGCGGCGGTGCCATTCCCCAATGCCGGCGGCCTTGCGCCCGATCGTAACCCCTATGCGGATGCGGCAGCGCCTTACAAGGTGGATCGCGTACAGGCGTCTGGCAAGTTCCCCGAGCCCCTGCTTAATACGCCGAAGTCCATCACGGTGCTCAGCAAGGAAGTGCTCCAGGACAAGAACATCACCTCGCTGCGCGAGGTCGGTCGCTCGACCGCCGGCGTGACGCTGGGGTCGGGCGAGGGCGGCAACGCGTTTGGTGACCGCTTCTTCATCCGCGGCTTCGATGCGCGCAACGATGTCTTCATCGACGGCATTCGCGACCCGGCAGTCAGCATCCGCGAGAATTTCTTTACCGAGCAGATCGAGATCTTGCGCGGACCGGCCTCGGCCTATGCCGGCCGCGGCACCGCCGGCGGCGCCATCAATATCGTCACCAAGCAGGCAGGTGATCGCAACTTCTACAACGCCGAGAGCACGTTCGGCACCGACCGGACCAAGCGCGTCACCCTCGACGTCAACCAGGTGATCAGCCCGACCTTCGCGGTGCGTACCGGTGGCATGTTCCAGGATGCCAACGTCGCCGGTCGCAACTATGTGACCGACGATCGCTGGGGCGGTTTCATCTCGACCAAGTATACGCCGACCAACGACATCAAGATCACAACGAACTACGTCCACACCGACCTCAGCGGTCTGCCGGACTTCGGTGTGCCCTGGTATCGGCAGGGCAATACGCCGGTCACCGAGGCCGGCATCCCGCGACAGAATTGGTACGGATTCGTCAATCGCGACTTCCAGACCGCGCGGCAGGACTTCGGTACGCTGACGGGTGAGTACAAGATTACCGATAGCATCACGCTGACCAGCAGGACCCGTGCAGAGCACTCGCTGCTGGCCTACATCGGGACGCTGCCGCAGTCGCCCGTGACGACAAATCCCGATCCGACGAAGTGGACGTTCACCGCGAGCGCGCAGAGCCGCAACCAGTGGGTCGACGTCGTGGCGAACCAGGAAGACGCCACGTTCAAGTTCAACACGGGGGCCGTCAAGCACACGGCCGTGGTCGGGCTCGAGGTCTCCAACGAGCGTGTCGGGATCGGCCGCTACACCGGGCTTTCGTCGGAGGTGTTCGGTGCCGGCGCATTCACCAGCAACGGCGCCTTGCCGGGGCAGTCGATCTATGCGCCAAGCTACACGCTCATTCCGTTCGCCTCGGTCCCGACGTTGGGCAGCGATCCGACCCGCTACAATGTCGACAGCAAGGCCTTCTATGTTCTCGATACCGCGAATTGGGAAGACAGGATCATCCTGAACGGCGGCGTGCGTTATGACGGCTACGACCTGCGATCGTCGACCGCAGCGAAATCGAGCACGGTTAATTCGGATTTCGTCAATTACAACGGCGGCATCGTCTTCAAGCCTGTGCCGATCGGAAGCCTCTATGCTGCCTACGCGACCTCGACCAATCCATTCGGTTCCGAACTCGACGGCACCGCTGGGGACTACGGCGGAGCTGTCCCGGGCGGCGTCGTCCTTGGGCCTGAGCGCAACAAGGCCGCCGAGGTCGGCACCAAGTGGGAGCTGTTCGATCGTCACCTGCTGGTGACGGGCGCTCTGTTCCAGACCGACAAGGCCAATGCGCGTGAAACGGTCAGTGGTGTTCTGCAGTCGGGGGCAGCCTACCGGGTCGAGGGTATCGATATCGAGGTCAGCGGCAACATCACCGACCGCTGGAGCGTCTTCGGCGGCATTGTGCTGATGAGGTCGAAGGTCACGCAAAGTGCGCTCGCTTCCAACATCGGGCTGCAGATGGCCAACATCGCCCATGAGTCCTTCAGCCTTTTGACCAAGTACAAGTTCGACGGCGACTGGGAACTCGGTGGGCAGGCGGTCTACCGCTCGAAGATCTATGGCGGCACCTTCGGCGCCAACACCGGCACCGAGCTGCCGAGCTACTGGCGCTTCGATGCTTTCGTCGAGAAGAAGATCGACAAGCACTGGACCGTGAAGCTCTACGCGCAGAACCTGACCAACAAGCTCTATTACGACACGCTCTACCGTAGCGCGACGCCGTTTGTCGCGGTCGCGCCTGGGCGGGCGTTCTACCTCGTCACCTCGGCGAAGTTCTGAAAAATGCTGATCTGTGTCCCCGAGGTCCTGAGCAAGGACGATGTGGCGGAGTTCCGCCGCGTCATGGACGACTGCGCGTGGGAAGACGGCCGCTCCACCGCGGGGGCGCAATCGGCGCTGGTGAAGAAGAACGAGCAGCTGCCGCCGGACAGCGAGGTGGCGCGCAGGCTCGGCAACCACATCGTTTCCGCGCTGACGGCCAATCCGCGGTTCATCTCGGCGGCGATCCCGTTGCAGATCTTTCCGCCGCTGTTCAATCGCTACGGCGCCGCCGAGGGACATCATTTCGGCATCCATGTCGACAATGCGGTGCGCGGCGATCACCGGACGGGCTTGCGGATCCGGACCGACCTGTCGGTGACGCTGTTTCTGTCCGAACCGGAGGAATATGACGGCGGCGAACTGGTGGTCGAGGACTTTTACGGTTTCCACGAGGTCAAGCTGCCGGCCGGCGATCTCGTGCTCTATCCAGCCTCCAGCCTGCATATGGTCACCCCGGTGACGCGGGGCAGGCGGGTTGCATCTTTTTTCTGGCTGCAGAGCATGATACGAGATGCCCACGCCCGCAGCCTGATCTTCGATCTCGACACGGCGATTCAGGCCCTGGTGGAGCGGCTTGGGCGAGATGACCCCGAAACGGTCAAATTGACCGGTATTTATCACAACCTGATCCGCCGCTGGGCCGAAGTATGAAGATGTCACCGTTCCGAACCGCATGTGCCGTCGTCTTTGCGCTGGTAGCATTGTCGCTTCCGCTGCCGTCATGGGCGCAGCAGAAGGCGGCGCCTGTCGCCGTGCCGGGGCTGTCGCAAGTTCCGGCGGCGCCGGTGCAGGCCGCGCCTTCGGTGCCGGTTCCAGCAGCAGCGGCCGTTTCGCCCGTGGCGGCCGGCACCACAGCAACTCCCGCAGAGGGCAGATCGCTGAGGTCGACGCCCGCGGTGCCGCGTGAGCTGTCGCCGTGGTCGATGTTCCAGTCGGCCGATGTGCTGGTCAAGGCCGTGATGATCGGGCTCGCCTTTGCCTCGCTGGTGACCTGGACCATCTTTATCGCAAAAATGGTGGAGCTCTCCGTCGTGCAGCGGCGCCTGCGTGTGGCGCTCGGCAAGATCGGAGAAGCGCGATCGCTGGCGGAAGCGCAGTTTGCGCTCGGCGCCAAGGACAGCGTGTTGTCGTCGCTGCTCGCCGCCGCGATGCGCGAGGCACGGCTGTCGGCGGGAATTTCCAGCGACGCCGGCATCAAGGAGCGGGCCGCCTCGAGCTTCGCCGAGATCGTGCGCGCAGAAGCGCGCCGGATCAGGCTCGGCATGGGACTGCTCGCGACCATCGGTGCGACCTCGCCCTTCGTCGGGCTGTTCGGCACGGTGTGGGGCATCATGAACAGTTTCATCGGCATTTCGAAATCGCAGACCACCAATCTCGCCGTGGTCGCGCCCGGTATCGCCGAAGCGCTGCTGGCCACGGCGCTCGGCCTGGTCGCGGCGATTCCCGCCGTGATCATCTACAATCACTTCGCGCGCGTGACCAAAGGCTACCTCGAACTGGTCGGCCGGGCATCTGGCGCTGCCGGCCGGCTGCTGTCGCGCGATCTCGATCGCACCCATGTCGGCGGCGCACATGCGCGCGCGGCGGAGTAGGCGATGGGCGCATCGGTCGCAGAACATGACGTCGACGAGGACAGCGATTTCGCGGAGTCGCACGAAATCAATGTCACGCCGTTCATCGACGTCATCCTGGTTCTCCTGATCATCTTCATGGTGGCGGCGCCGCTGTCGACCGTCGACCTGCCGATCGATTTGCCGTCGTCGACCGCAACGCCGCAGAAGAAGCCGGACAAGCCGACCTATGTCAGCATCAAGCCCGATCTCGCGGTGGCGATCGGCGAAACCCTGGTCAGGCGGGTCGATCTGGTGCGTTCGCTCGATGCGATGGCCGATAGCAGCAAGGAGCGCTTCATCTTCCTGCGCGCCGACCGCGCGGTGCCCTATGGCGAGCTGATGGACGTGCTGGAAATCCTCCGCGCCGGCGGCTATTCGAAGGTCAAGCTGGTGGCGCTGGAAGGCGTTCCCGCCAATGCCATTCCGCCTGCAGCTTCCGACAACCCGAAACCCTGAGCCGGGGGCGACGTAGCGATGTCCGGCCTCGAAACCGAACCAAGACCGTCCCGCCGGCTGTGGATCCTGGCCGCGATCGGTGCGCTCGTGCTTCATCTCGGCGGCGGCGCGCTGGCGATCGCGCATCTGCAGGAATCGGAAGCCGAGAATGAACTCGGCGCCAATGCGATCGAGGTCGGCATCGAATTCGCGTCGTTGCGCCGGGAGGCCACCGACCTGCCGCCGGGGCCGGACACCGACGCGTCGGTCGCTTCGCCGGCGCTGGCCGACCAGAAGGCCGAGCTCAAGGAGACCGAGCTGCCGAAGGACACGCCGACCGAGACCGACGATCCCGATCGCGTGGTGGCGCCGAACGAGTCGAACAAGCCCAAGGAAGAAGATCCGAAGATCGCCGCGGTGCAGACCTCGGCTTCCACCGAGTCGGTCGCCGCCGAAGCCACCGCCATGCCCAGCTCCGAAGCGATCCCGGAAGGACCGCGTTCGGTCGCGCCCGCGATCGGCAGCGGCGAGACTGCGCGGCGGGTGCGCGCGACCTGGCAGAAGGAGCTGGTGGCGCATCTCGACAAGCACAAGCGCTATCCGGCGGAGCGTTCGCAGAAGAGTGCCGAGATCCTGGTCAGCTTCGCGCTCGACCGCATGGGCCACGTGCTCTCGGCCAGCATCGTCAAGGGATCTGGCGATGCGGCGTTCGACGAGGCGGCACTGGCGATGGTGAAGCGTTCCGATCCCGTCCCGCAACCCCCGCCGATGGTCGCCGACGAGGGTTTGAGTTTTACGCTGCCGGTGATCTTCCGGGTCAAGGGAAAGAGCTGAGGCGAACACGGGCAGGGCGGGGTGGGCAACGGGGGCCGTCATTGCCTGCGACAAACGCGAAGCGTCGTCGGCTCGCAAAGACGAAGTGTCAGGCATCCCAATTCACGCTCCAGACAGCCGCTGTTGGCAAGCACAGCTTTGCGATCTCGCGGCGCATTTCGCCCGAGTTTTGCTATCAGTTTCCTCGGCCCTCCATTCAGAGGGCGCAGGGAAGACCGGGTGCGCGCTGCACCCGCGGTCCCGTGTGCAATTGTTATTGGGAAAAACGCACACGAGCATACAGGTTCAGCGGAGGCAATCCGGCCTTCCCTGCGCAATGGTTTTACGGCTTATAGCGCGCTCTCCCCGGTGACCGGGCTTTCTTGCCACCGTCGCCCGCGCTCCCTAGCGCGAACTTGACACCAGCGTCGGGGTGTCAGGACCACACGACTTTGCCGTCCGCGTCCGCACCGTTCGTCAAAGGCGCTTCCGCGTCCATCGCATCCCACCGCGCGTTTCGTGACGATCGCGAGCCGCCCCTCTTGTCGGGTGAGACGGGCGAGTCGTTAGCGCTGATTTGCCCGACGGGTTAAGCGAAATCTTGCCCGTCGGGTTGTTTTGCCGCACCCGGTGAGGGCGGAAGATGGATCGCGCTATGGCCATGCGCGTTCTCTCTTGTCACCGCCTGCCAGCCGATGTCGCGGCGGCAAAAGCCCTCCGGCCATTGGATGCGATCGACCGCGGCATCGGCGCGGCTCTGCGCTTCGCTGACGGTCTGGCCGGACGCGCAGACGTTCAGCACGTGGCCACCATTGGCGAGAATCTTTTTGCCGTCGGCTCTGGTACCGGCGTGGAAAATTTCGACGCCCTCACGCCGGCATGGCCGGCACGATGTCCGACATCATCCGCAGCATCAAGACCTGGCATTCCGGATCGCCGAAGCGGATATTGTATTCGAACAGTTTTGGGCCGTCCGGTATCGGTCATGGGCGGAAGCAGCGTTATTTGAACTAATATTTTCGCAGTTGCCCCTGCGCGGACATTCGCCTGCTCTTTCGATGTCCGAAATTGGCGAGGAGCTCCACTTATTTCTGGGAAGAGGCGTGGATGGGTTGCGCTAGATCAACGCGCAACGGGGAATCCGGGAGGAAAATGATAAATGTCGCGTGCCGTGGAGGGGCCAATCCATGTTGCCACACATCACAACGTTCAGCGCTCGTACGAGGCTGGCGGCGCAAGGTTCTCCATCAAGGTGGCATATTTGGATGCCAATCGTTCGCTACGGACTGTCTCGCGGACATGCCCGCCATTTTGGCGGGGTCGTCTCCGGGCTGATCGGCGTTGCTCTGCTCGCGACGTCTCTATCTCTATCGTCCGCTCCAGCGGTGGCCCAGGGCGGTCCGATGATGCCGGGCGATGCCGTCGTCACCGGATTTTCTGGGTTCAAGGCGCTGGATCTGCCAGCCGCTCCGCCCGATCCGCTCGCCCGCTTCTTCATCGATATCGACGGCAATGCGATGCAGGTGCTGAGACTTCAGCCGGGCGGGCCGCCGCAAGGCCAATTGATACCCGCCCCACCGGTCATGCAGATCAAGGCCGGTCAGATAGGCCAGGTGTTCGCGATCACGCTGGCGCCGCCCTTGAGTGTCGCACCCGGCACCCCGCAGGCCGTACCCGACATCTATCTCGGCGCCACCTCCGCCTTCGGCATCCAGATCGTGAGAACAGGACCGGATGGACAGCCGCAGCGTATTCGCACCGGCGATCCCGCCGCGCAGTGGATGATCGGCCAGTTCGGCACCGCGCTCGGCGGCGGGCCGGGTAGCATCTATCGAATCGACGGCCAGACCGGCGCCGCGTCGTTGTTCGCCAGCCTCGACAATTCCGGACCGGGGCTCGGCGACGTCGTCTACGATCCGGCCTCGCACCAGTTCTTCGCATCGGATCTCGACAGCGGCCTTATCCACCGGATTGACGTCGATGGCACGCTGATCGACAGCTTCGATCACGGCTTGGCCGGGCGGCCCGGGCGCGGCCTCGCGCCGATACCGGACGACGGCAAGCGGATGATGATCCAGAGCCCCGCGTTCAACAGCGAGGACACTGCGACCTGGGGATTCACGCAGCGCCAGCGCATGGTCTACGGCATGGCGGTGTTCGCCGGCCGGTTGTACTACGCGGTCGCCGAAGGCTCCGAAATCTGGTCGATCGGTATCCGCCTCGAGGGCGAGTTCGCCAACGATGCGCGATGGGAGTTCAGCGTGCCCGGCGTGCCGCCCGGCGCGCTCATCACCGACCTCGCCTTTGATGGCGAGGGGCGGCTTCTCGTCGCGCTGCGCGGTGCGCCGCGCGGCAGCTACAATTATTCGGTATTCGCCGAACGGACCCAGCAGACCGACGTCAAGCGTTTCCGGCGCGAAGTGCCGGATAATCCGGCGACGCCGGGCTACTGGGTGCCGGTACCGGAAGAATATGCGATCGGCTTCCCCGAACCGTTCCGGAACGCGACCGGTGGCGTCGCGCTCGGCTATGGTCACGATCCATCCGGTGCCATGAGCCGAGCGAGTTGTTCGTCGTTTCTGTGGTCGACCGGCGAAAATTTGCGCAACAACCCTACGCTGGCCGGCGCTCCGCCGTTCGAGGTGCACGGATTGCAGGGCAATTCCGTCACGCTGGTGCGGCCGCAGAACGCGCCGCCCAGCGCCAGCTATTTCGCCGATTATGATGGTGTATTCGGCGATCCCGAACGCGCCGGCCATATCGGCGATGTCGAGATCTGGCAGCCCTGCGAGCGTGCGGCCGGACTCCCCGCCGAGATCGGTGACCTCGGCATGTTCGGCTTCTGGGGTGGCGCCGCCTATTGGCCACTGCCGCCGGACTGGATTCCGCCACCGCCGCCACCGCCGCCTACCAATTTGAGACTGAACAAGAGCGCGAATACAAATTCGTGCGTGCACTTCGGGGGCGGCTTCTGGTGCCTGTTCACGGTCCGCGTCACCAACACCGGCCCGGGCGACTATTTCGGTCCCGTCACGGTTCATGATGCCGTGGCGGGGGTGCCGCCCGGCACCGTGCATGGCCTGCCGCCATGGGCCTGCGCGCCGGCCGGCCCCGGGGGGGTAACCTGTACGCATCCCCCGGTGCTGCTGCATCCAGGCGACAGCATCGACCTGCTGATCTCGGTGCACCTGCCGGCCAATTTCCCGGGTTGTTCGATCAACAACAATGCAAATCTGGTGTGGCCGCCCGGCGGCGGCGACATCAATCCGGGAGACGATGCCGACAGCGACAGCATGGCTGTGCCCGGTCCGAACTGCGGAGGAACCAACCTGCGCATGGAGAAGACGGGATCGGTCTGCACGGCCGTCGGCGGCATGGCCGACTGCAGCTTCGTCGTGATCGTTCACAACGAGGGCCCGGGCGCCTACGCCGGGAACATCACCGTGACCGATACGGTGCCGGCTGGAACGATGGCGACCTTCTCACCGCCGTGGATTTGCGGCGGCGGGCCGCCGACCTATACCTGCACGCTTCCCGGCGTGAACATACCGCCGGGCGGTGTCGTGCACATGCAGGTGCATGTTCGGATGCCGCTGCCGGCGGCCGCCCTGGTCCCGGGCTGCCAGGTGACGAACGAGTCCCGGATTACCGTCGCGGCCGGCGGAAGCGTGCAGAACAGCAACGCTGGCGATGACCAGGCTTCGGCGACGCTGAACCTGCCGCCGGACATCTGCCCGCTACTGATCATCGCCCCGGCGCCGCCACCGCCGCCGCCACCACCGCCGCCTTCGCCGACGACGTGTCCGCCAGGTTTCGTCGCCAAGGGCACGACGTGCGAGCCGCGGCAACCGGCCTGTCCGGCCGGCTGGACGATCGCCCCGGTGGCCGGTGTCTGCTGCCCGCCCGGTCAACCCTGGACCGGTCGGCAATGCGGTCAGCGGCCGCTGCCGCCGCCGCCGACCCTGTGCAAGGAGGGGTGGACTCCGACTCCGATCGCCGGGATGTGCTGCCCGCCCGGACAACC
The sequence above is drawn from the Bradyrhizobium sediminis genome and encodes:
- a CDS encoding DUF11 domain-containing protein, which translates into the protein MPGDAVVTGFSGFKALDLPAAPPDPLARFFIDIDGNAMQVLRLQPGGPPQGQLIPAPPVMQIKAGQIGQVFAITLAPPLSVAPGTPQAVPDIYLGATSAFGIQIVRTGPDGQPQRIRTGDPAAQWMIGQFGTALGGGPGSIYRIDGQTGAASLFASLDNSGPGLGDVVYDPASHQFFASDLDSGLIHRIDVDGTLIDSFDHGLAGRPGRGLAPIPDDGKRMMIQSPAFNSEDTATWGFTQRQRMVYGMAVFAGRLYYAVAEGSEIWSIGIRLEGEFANDARWEFSVPGVPPGALITDLAFDGEGRLLVALRGAPRGSYNYSVFAERTQQTDVKRFRREVPDNPATPGYWVPVPEEYAIGFPEPFRNATGGVALGYGHDPSGAMSRASCSSFLWSTGENLRNNPTLAGAPPFEVHGLQGNSVTLVRPQNAPPSASYFADYDGVFGDPERAGHIGDVEIWQPCERAAGLPAEIGDLGMFGFWGGAAYWPLPPDWIPPPPPPPPTNLRLNKSANTNSCVHFGGGFWCLFTVRVTNTGPGDYFGPVTVHDAVAGVPPGTVHGLPPWACAPAGPGGVTCTHPPVLLHPGDSIDLLISVHLPANFPGCSINNNANLVWPPGGGDINPGDDADSDSMAVPGPNCGGTNLRMEKTGSVCTAVGGMADCSFVVIVHNEGPGAYAGNITVTDTVPAGTMATFSPPWICGGGPPTYTCTLPGVNIPPGGVVHMQVHVRMPLPAAALVPGCQVTNESRITVAAGGSVQNSNAGDDQASATLNLPPDICPLLIIAPAPPPPPPPPPPSPTTCPPGFVAKGTTCEPRQPACPAGWTIAPVAGVCCPPGQPWTGRQCGQRPLPPPPTLCKEGWTPTPIAGMCCPPGQPWTGKRCGRDEPPPSGRCQPGWTPTPIAGMCCPPGQPWTGKRCGRDEPPPRVCPPGTVGTPPNCERIQRRCPPGMVGTPPNCERIQRRCPPGMVGTPPNCERIQRRCPPGMVGTPPNCQRIERRCPSGTTGTPPNCRPILIREPTHR